The Bacteroidales bacterium genomic sequence TAGGGGTCTGATGTATTATTAGGACAACTTGAACAATTTGCTGTTAGCTGTGCTGTACAAGGAGATACAGGATCATTAAAAGGTCCCCAGCATACAAAGTCTATATCATTACCCGTTGGTGAATTCATATAAATTGTAATGGAACCTGATTGATCAATTTGAAGAAAATACCAAATTGGATTGGGGCGAGTATATAAACATCCATAATTAGGTCCCGACTCCGCCTGAGTATTTGTATTCATAGGGAAAGCATACGACGAATCGGTACAAAAAGGATTTGCCGTATTACAGGTTGTTGCAAATTGACCAAACACATTGGTCGTAAGCAAAAATAACGAACCAATAAAAACAATTTTCTTTATCATAGCTTATCGATTATTTCGTTGAACAAAATTATCTCTTTCAAGTTTTGCATTCATTAATTTGTCTTTTAAATCTGCAACGTTCCCACTAAAAAGTTGAAACGGATAATTATTCGAATACAAACTTTGAATTTTAGATTCCAAATTAAAAACTTTAAAATTATAATAATCTATATGATTGGCATTTCCAATATTTTCAGAGGATTTAAAAGTCTGAGGCGGCATATTTTTAAACGATTCTATTTCATTTTGAGTTAACATATCGTCAATGTATATTTTTTTATTTTTAGGTGTATATATCTCAGATAAATGAAGATTTTTAAAAAATTGTTTAGCTAATTCTACCGTTAGCGGATTAACAAATTCTACCTTATAATAATGATATTTATCTTTATTCCCTTGTTCTACTGACTTTACATTCGACGCCTTCTTTATCATAGCCGGTATTAATATATCCTTATTTTGTTTTTCAACATAAAGAATTAAAGAAGTTGGCTGTTGTTGATAAAATAAAATTTTATCAGAAGGGAACTTTACATAAACGTTAGGGCTACTTTTCTGCGCCATTAACGAAACGTTCAAAAAAACAAAAATGACCATCAAAATTCTCATAACTTTAAAATTTTATTTAAGACCATTTGCATTCATAAATAGTTGCCTAAAGGTACATTTTTTTTCAATTCATCACATTTTTTTAGGAGGACGCTTAAAACCCTTATCAAAAGCCATTTTAAAATATTTTTTTGCCATATCATTATTCCCTTTTGCTTCATAAACAATTCCTATCCAGTAATAAACCTCACCATTAGCAGGATTTTGATCACGAACTTTATCGAAACATTTTAAAGCAAGTTCATATTTTTTTACAGACAAATAAGCAAAACCTTGCTCAAAGAGTGCCTGCAAATAATTGGGTCGTTGTTTATTAAATTGTTCATAATAAATAATGGAAGAATCGTATTGTTTGGCTTGCAAAAAAGCCCAGGCAAGGTTATATAAGTTAATGGTTGAATCTGGATAAAGGCGAATTACTTTTTTAAAACTTAATACTGCTTGATTAAAATCATTCAAATAAGCATGGCAAAAACTTTTATTTACATTGGCAATATAATCGTTAGGTGTCATTTTAAGCACCTTATTATAATCGCTTAATGCTAATATGAAATTTTTATTTTGATAATATGCCCAAGCTCTATTTTTGTAAACTTCTCCTAATGAAGAATCCATTTTCAAGGCTTGAGTATAATATTCAATGGCCTTATTAACATCATTTTTTAACAATGCAATATAACCTAAACTATTATATGGTAAAGGCATCGATGCATCTAACTCAATAGCTTTTTGAATATTTTTCTCTGACTCAATGATATCACCTTTTAATAAATAAATCCAGCCTAAAGTATGATATGCATCGGCATAATAGTTATTTAATTGAATTGCTTTTTGACAAAAAACAATAGCACTATCTAAATTTCTCATTTTATAATCATTAACGTAAAGCAAGGCTTTTTGCAACCAAGCTTTAAAATTGCCGTTATACTTTGCAATAGCGCTATCATATAAAATTTTTGCCCTCTCATTATCGCCCAATTGAGCATAAATTTGACCTTTTGTAACCAAAAACATAGAAATATCTTCGTCTGTCTTAGCTCTTGCTATTCCCCAATCGATGTTTTTCATCGATACATCAACTTTATGTAAACCCAAATTAGCCATAGCTTGATTTAAATATATTTGAACATCATTAGGATTATATTGCAAAGCTTTTCGATAGCAATTATTAGCGTTGTTGAATTGATTTTTTTCAAGATAATAACTCCCTAAATTGATCCATGCAAACGAAGTGGTAGGACTCTTAACTACAACATCTTTAAATAACGTTTCAGTATTTTTCCAAACATCAGTTCTATTATAGGTAATATAAGACAAACATAAAAGAACAACTATAAAAGTGATGCGTTTCCATACATAATTTAAATATAAATCTAATAGAATAGCCACTACCATAAAAAGTCCGCAATAAGCCAAATAAGTATAACGTTCAGCTACAATTAAACGCCCTTCGATAGGAATAAAATGTAAAACCATAGATATATTAAGCATAAAGAAAAGTATGCCAAATAAAAGCCAGTTTTTTAAAGATACTTTAGATTTATAAATAAGAAATATTACCAAAATTAGGATAGGCCATACCCATAAATACCAACCCATTTTTAGCCATAATTCAGCTCCCCCAATGGGCGGATATTGATGAATTGCAATTTGTTCTAAAGGTAAAATAAATTGCTTAATATAAAAAAACATGGCATAACCCGAATATACCAATCTATCTAAAAATGATGCTTGGGTTGCTCCTGTCCAAAACCACAAATGACGTGTATAAAAACCTATGAATAAAACAATTAACAATATACTTACCCCTAATATTGTTTTTTGAACTAAAGATAAAGTAAAATGATAATTTCTTTTTCGAACTAAATATAACAACAACAAAGCTATAGCTAAAATATACCAAGCATGTTTATTCAACGAAAATAATATAAAAACAAATAGGCTTAATTGAAAGATAAAATGCTTTGAGTTTATTTTTTTAGCAATAATAGAATCTAATAAGATTATTGTGAATGGCAACATTAAGCCTTGAACTTTTGAAAAAGCCGATAGCCAAGCCATTAATAGATATAAAACTATATAAATACTACGATGCTCATCCTTCCATTTTAAATACATGTTCATCCCTATCAAGAAAAAGAAGGTAAAAATTAAATCTTTCCATTCCGAAATCCAAGCTACAGATTCAATTCGAAGAGGATGTAAAGCAAAAAGCAAAGTAGTAAATAAAACAACATAGTCATTAAACCTTAACCGTTTAAATAATTGAAATACAAATATAATATTAAAAACATGAAATATGATAGAAACAATATGATAAACACTCGCATTATCAGCAAAAAATTGATAAACAATAGAATATAAAGTTAAAGGAATGAATGTAAAGCGTTCATAAAAAAGATTATGCTTTATATGCTCCCATGATAATATCTTAACATAAACATTGTTCAATACTTGTTTATCATCATCCCAATAAACAAAATCGAAATGAACAATTTTAACATATGCCAATATGGTAGCAAGAATTATTAAACCAAGCCCCCAATAAATATTATTTACTTTCTTCTTCATTCAACATTTCATTGAATAAACATAAATATTGTTGAGCAATCTGATGCCATTGAAAATAAGATTCAATCTTTTTGCGATTACTTTCCAAATGCAAATGTAGTTTTTTATTATGAATTAACTTTTTCATTATCTCCTTCAAATCATTTTCATCATTAAAATACAAAGCATTATTTTCAAGCAAGTACTGGTGAAAATCATTTTTTAAAGCAATAATAGTTGAACAATAAGCCATACTTTCAATTAAAGACGGATTTGTCCCACCTACCGTATAGGCATGCACATAAGCCAAGGCTTTACTGCGATAAAAATTCAAAATAGTATCATCGTATTCATTAAGCCATACTTTAATTTTAGGAGAATTTACTTTAAACTTTTTATTCGTAAAAATCATTAAATAGGCATCTATATCAGCAGCGATAAAAGCTCGGCATATCATTTCTATATTGTTTTCTTTTTCGTTTCGAGCAATAACTAAAAAATAGGGCTTATCGATATGCTTATTATTATTTATAATCACTTCACGCAATTTGCATCCATAAGCTATTTGATGTACTTTTTTTTGATAAGTATCCATAAAATATTGTTCTAAAAATGGATGATCAGTAACTAAATGAGGCATAAGCATTACCGTATTCCGCTCTATGTACTTAATAATATGACGAATTATTGGCCACCATTTAGCCCTTTTCCACTCAAAACCATCCATGTGGACTAAAATTCTATTTTTATATTTTTTAAATCGCCATAAAGCAAAATAAGAACTCACATATCCGCATACTAAAACAACATCATTCCCAGAATTCAATGCTTTTTTTAATGAAACATAATCGTAAATAATATGCCCCAACGGACCTAAAATGCGAGGACATAAAGCTTTTTCAATTTTTACCGATTTCCAATAATTTGAAGTATCTTTACGATAATGAGGATTAAAAACAGTTATCTCATGGTTTGTTGAAAGCTCTTCTGAAAGGTGCTGAGCAAATTGTTCAAAACCTCCATAACGATTAGGAATTCCACGTGTACCAATAATGGCTATTTTCATCTTTTCAAATAATTATGATAAAACCATAAAAAAGGACGAAAAACAAAGTAAAACCCAAACAAATAGTTGGGTAAAGGCAATGATTTCCAATCTTCTAAATTTGTCATGGGCGCATACCAACAATACCATTTATAAATCCAATCTTTTTTTAATAAAGAAAGAAAATATACTCTTTTAACACGCTTTATCCCTTTAAAAGTTAAAAAATTTTCACGGTTTTCAATACTTTTTTGGGCTATTTTATATATTTTCTGTTCAGCTTTATTTAATTTTATTTCTTTATTAACGAA encodes the following:
- a CDS encoding tetratricopeptide repeat protein codes for the protein MKKKVNNIYWGLGLIILATILAYVKIVHFDFVYWDDDKQVLNNVYVKILSWEHIKHNLFYERFTFIPLTLYSIVYQFFADNASVYHIVSIIFHVFNIIFVFQLFKRLRFNDYVVLFTTLLFALHPLRIESVAWISEWKDLIFTFFFLIGMNMYLKWKDEHRSIYIVLYLLMAWLSAFSKVQGLMLPFTIILLDSIIAKKINSKHFIFQLSLFVFILFSLNKHAWYILAIALLLLYLVRKRNYHFTLSLVQKTILGVSILLIVLFIGFYTRHLWFWTGATQASFLDRLVYSGYAMFFYIKQFILPLEQIAIHQYPPIGGAELWLKMGWYLWVWPILILVIFLIYKSKVSLKNWLLFGILFFMLNISMVLHFIPIEGRLIVAERYTYLAYCGLFMVVAILLDLYLNYVWKRITFIVVLLCLSYITYNRTDVWKNTETLFKDVVVKSPTTSFAWINLGSYYLEKNQFNNANNCYRKALQYNPNDVQIYLNQAMANLGLHKVDVSMKNIDWGIARAKTDEDISMFLVTKGQIYAQLGDNERAKILYDSAIAKYNGNFKAWLQKALLYVNDYKMRNLDSAIVFCQKAIQLNNYYADAYHTLGWIYLLKGDIIESEKNIQKAIELDASMPLPYNSLGYIALLKNDVNKAIEYYTQALKMDSSLGEVYKNRAWAYYQNKNFILALSDYNKVLKMTPNDYIANVNKSFCHAYLNDFNQAVLSFKKVIRLYPDSTINLYNLAWAFLQAKQYDSSIIYYEQFNKQRPNYLQALFEQGFAYLSVKKYELALKCFDKVRDQNPANGEVYYWIGIVYEAKGNNDMAKKYFKMAFDKGFKRPPKKM
- a CDS encoding DUF1972 domain-containing protein; this translates as MKIAIIGTRGIPNRYGGFEQFAQHLSEELSTNHEITVFNPHYRKDTSNYWKSVKIEKALCPRILGPLGHIIYDYVSLKKALNSGNDVVLVCGYVSSYFALWRFKKYKNRILVHMDGFEWKRAKWWPIIRHIIKYIERNTVMLMPHLVTDHPFLEQYFMDTYQKKVHQIAYGCKLREVIINNNKHIDKPYFLVIARNEKENNIEMICRAFIAADIDAYLMIFTNKKFKVNSPKIKVWLNEYDDTILNFYRSKALAYVHAYTVGGTNPSLIESMAYCSTIIALKNDFHQYLLENNALYFNDENDLKEIMKKLIHNKKLHLHLESNRKKIESYFQWHQIAQQYLCLFNEMLNEEESK